A DNA window from Fodinibius sp. Rm-B-1B1-1 contains the following coding sequences:
- a CDS encoding pyridoxine 5'-phosphate synthase produces the protein MQLLVNVDHIATLRNARGEGYPNPVEAAKVCEHAGASGIVFHLRKDRRHIKTEDVYQLKKSVQGDLDFEMAATDEMLDISKDVNPELVTLVPESREELTTEGGLDMETVFDDFRDRVFPAYADTNIAISLFIDPNKKDIELAADLGSDAIELHTGTYANATTESDKKAELDRLKEGAELAHELGMKVNAGHGLNLDNLEPLVDQVPHLNDISIGHALVSSALFYGLNKTVKKFLRIMKNPNN, from the coding sequence ATGCAACTTCTGGTAAATGTTGATCATATTGCCACCTTGCGCAACGCCCGCGGCGAAGGGTATCCTAATCCCGTTGAAGCAGCCAAGGTATGCGAACACGCTGGTGCCTCTGGAATTGTGTTTCACCTGCGCAAAGATCGTCGACATATTAAGACCGAGGACGTATATCAGTTAAAGAAATCGGTTCAGGGCGATCTCGATTTTGAAATGGCCGCCACCGACGAAATGCTCGATATCAGCAAGGATGTTAATCCCGAACTGGTAACTCTTGTTCCCGAAAGCCGTGAAGAACTCACCACCGAAGGCGGACTGGACATGGAAACGGTTTTCGATGACTTTCGAGATCGTGTCTTCCCGGCTTATGCAGATACCAATATTGCCATAAGTCTCTTTATCGATCCCAATAAAAAAGACATTGAGTTAGCTGCCGACTTAGGCAGTGATGCCATTGAGCTACATACTGGTACATATGCCAACGCCACGACTGAATCCGATAAAAAAGCAGAATTGGATCGACTTAAAGAAGGGGCCGAACTGGCTCACGAGCTGGGCATGAAAGTGAACGCCGGCCACGGACTGAACCTCGATAATCTGGAACCACTGGTAGATCAAGTGCCCCACCTGAATGATATCAGCATTGGTCATGCATTGGTTTCCTCGGCTCTTTTTTATGGATTGAATAAAACTGTGAAAAAATTCTTGCGCATCATGAAAAACCCTAATAATTAA